The Streptomyces europaeiscabiei genome window below encodes:
- a CDS encoding ExeA family protein, with product MIEKLQAHYGFERMPFGRNLAPGMLHRHESHNQAVARITWCIAERSIGVVTGEVGAAKTVSVRTCLDALDPSKYSVIYIPNPMIGVRGIHEQIVHAFGQTPAHLGSRLTVQTGRALLSEREERGRTPVLVVDEAHLMSYEQLESIRMLTNQGMDQDSPPSCLLVGQPTLRRTMKLAVLAALEQRTALRYTMPGMTSKETTSYVAHHVNLTRP from the coding sequence ATGATTGAGAAGCTGCAGGCCCACTACGGGTTCGAGCGCATGCCCTTCGGCCGCAACCTGGCGCCCGGCATGCTGCACCGGCACGAGTCCCACAACCAGGCCGTCGCCCGCATCACCTGGTGCATCGCCGAACGCTCCATCGGCGTGGTCACCGGCGAGGTCGGCGCCGCCAAGACCGTCTCGGTCCGCACCTGCCTGGACGCCCTCGACCCGTCGAAATACAGCGTCATCTACATACCGAACCCGATGATCGGGGTCCGCGGCATCCACGAGCAGATCGTGCACGCCTTTGGACAGACCCCCGCCCACCTCGGCTCGCGGCTGACCGTCCAGACCGGCAGGGCCCTGCTGTCCGAACGGGAAGAACGCGGACGCACTCCCGTCCTCGTCGTCGACGAGGCCCACCTGATGTCCTACGAACAGCTGGAATCCATCCGGATGCTGACGAATCAGGGCATGGACCAGGACTCTCCGCCGTCCTGCCTGCTGGTCGGCCAGCCCACCCTCCGACGCACCATGAAGCTCGCCGTCCTGGCCGCCCTCGAACAGCGGACCGCTCTGCGTTACACGATGCCGGGCATGACCTCGAAGGAGACGACCAGCTACGTCGCCCACCACGTCAACTTGACTCGGCCCTGA
- a CDS encoding class I adenylate-forming enzyme family protein, which produces MFLQRIGSKGIRLGTLFDRAAARHPANFVILDHDLDIAPDLGRRATLTELADLVDDFASRLWSVKVRPGDHVVVHKSDGFDISLLACAIARTGAIPVLLSPKLDGATVAELLRRVGRPFLVTDQDKLEHDLPAEVFGLSRTVLLASGEHEQATSFASLAGAERVPAVAMPIDHPTLITHTSGTTGTPKLAVHTAMSFQSRYRPQATVVATTVRRSEPVAIHVSFVHSRMFTAMPISILQGHPLIILKDDDPQTVGELFTRIPPGFIEAHPNTFLRWEELAEDPRGPLANVKYFSSTFDAIHPRTVNTLLKASRRKGRRFAQAYGQSEVGPIAARTYSLKDGADFNGRCVGVPFPGMTGVRVVSRNGAPVSKDNPGFIEVRSDGRIVTYLGEHQRWQQQVNDGWWRMGDVGYRTRFGCLHLLDREVDEIPGVQSTLEIEDKLFTRLPELIEVIIIPGPDQRAVPVVCTRNDAPLDELSWKSAVVDLPALADPVQWRLQDLPQTATTKIKRLELARLLAAGTGG; this is translated from the coding sequence ATGTTTCTCCAACGAATAGGAAGCAAGGGAATTCGGCTGGGCACGCTGTTCGACCGAGCGGCGGCACGGCATCCGGCGAATTTCGTGATACTCGACCACGACCTGGACATCGCCCCGGACCTCGGCCGGCGCGCGACACTGACCGAACTGGCCGACCTGGTGGACGACTTCGCCTCCCGGCTGTGGTCGGTCAAGGTGCGCCCGGGCGACCACGTCGTGGTGCACAAGAGCGACGGCTTCGACATCTCCCTGCTCGCCTGCGCCATCGCCCGCACCGGCGCCATCCCGGTCCTGCTGTCGCCCAAGCTCGACGGCGCCACGGTCGCCGAACTCCTGCGCCGCGTGGGCCGGCCCTTCCTCGTCACCGACCAGGACAAGCTCGAGCACGACCTGCCCGCCGAGGTCTTCGGCCTGTCCCGCACCGTGCTGCTCGCCTCCGGCGAGCACGAGCAGGCCACCTCCTTCGCCTCGCTGGCCGGCGCCGAACGCGTGCCCGCGGTGGCCATGCCGATCGACCACCCCACCCTCATCACCCACACCTCCGGCACCACCGGCACACCGAAGCTGGCCGTGCACACCGCCATGAGCTTCCAGTCCCGCTACCGCCCGCAGGCCACCGTCGTGGCCACCACGGTGCGCCGCAGCGAACCCGTCGCGATCCACGTGTCGTTCGTGCACTCACGGATGTTCACGGCGATGCCCATCTCGATCCTCCAGGGCCACCCGCTCATCATCCTCAAGGACGACGACCCGCAGACCGTGGGGGAGCTGTTCACCAGGATCCCGCCCGGCTTCATCGAGGCCCACCCCAACACCTTCCTGCGCTGGGAGGAACTGGCCGAGGACCCCCGCGGGCCGCTGGCGAACGTGAAGTACTTCTCCAGCACCTTCGACGCCATCCACCCGCGCACCGTCAACACCCTGCTCAAGGCCTCCCGCCGCAAGGGACGGCGCTTCGCCCAGGCCTACGGGCAGAGCGAGGTCGGCCCGATCGCGGCACGCACCTACTCCCTCAAGGACGGCGCCGACTTCAACGGCCGCTGCGTCGGCGTCCCGTTCCCGGGGATGACCGGGGTACGCGTCGTCAGCCGCAACGGCGCCCCGGTCTCCAAGGACAACCCCGGCTTCATCGAGGTCAGGAGCGACGGGCGGATCGTCACCTACCTGGGCGAGCACCAGCGCTGGCAGCAGCAGGTCAACGACGGCTGGTGGCGCATGGGCGACGTCGGCTACCGCACCAGGTTCGGCTGCCTGCACCTGCTGGACCGCGAGGTCGACGAGATCCCCGGCGTGCAGTCCACCCTGGAGATCGAGGACAAGCTCTTCACCCGGCTGCCCGAACTCATCGAGGTCATCATCATCCCCGGCCCCGACCAGCGCGCCGTGCCGGTGGTGTGCACCCGCAACGACGCGCCGCTGGACGAACTGTCCTGGAAGAGCGCCGTGGTGGACCTGCCGGCCCTCGCCGATCCGGTCCAGTGGCGGCTTCAGGACCTCCCGCAGACCGCCACCACCAAGATCAAGCGCCTGGAGCTGGCCCGCCTGCTGGCGGCAGGCACCGGCGGCTAG
- a CDS encoding NADPH:quinone reductase — translation MRAAYITRLGSPDVIRHGELPPPAPGPHDVLVDVEVSAVNHVDTFVRSGAWRTPLEFPFVIGRDLVGTVAAAGPGATGFRTGDAVWCNSLGHDGRQGAAAEQAVVPADRLYHLPAGVDAVDAVALAHPAATAHLALFTHGNLRAGESVAVLGAGGNVGSALVVMAARAGARVIAVASGHDEEYVRSLGAEHVIDYRTGDVAARIRAAAPHGVDLYLDTSGRNDLDTAVDLLASRGRIVVMAGLRTRPVLPVGPLYLMDRSVRGFAISHADTAQLADAARGINTLLAAGRLRPRASEVLELTEAARAHRRLDEGKVHGKLVLRVRG, via the coding sequence ATGCGTGCCGCCTACATAACCCGACTCGGCTCCCCGGACGTCATCCGTCACGGCGAGCTGCCGCCGCCCGCCCCCGGCCCCCACGACGTACTCGTCGACGTCGAGGTGAGCGCCGTCAACCACGTGGACACCTTCGTGCGTTCGGGTGCCTGGCGCACCCCGCTCGAGTTCCCCTTCGTCATCGGCCGCGACCTGGTGGGGACGGTGGCCGCCGCCGGCCCCGGCGCCACGGGGTTCCGCACCGGCGACGCGGTCTGGTGCAACAGCCTGGGCCACGACGGCCGTCAGGGGGCCGCCGCCGAACAGGCGGTGGTGCCCGCGGACCGGCTCTACCACCTGCCCGCAGGGGTGGACGCGGTCGACGCGGTGGCGCTGGCCCACCCGGCCGCGACCGCCCACCTGGCCCTGTTCACGCACGGGAACCTGCGCGCCGGCGAGAGCGTCGCCGTGCTGGGCGCGGGCGGCAACGTGGGCAGCGCCCTGGTCGTGATGGCCGCCCGGGCCGGAGCCCGGGTGATCGCCGTCGCCTCCGGGCACGACGAGGAATACGTGCGCTCCCTGGGCGCCGAGCACGTCATCGACTACCGCACGGGCGACGTCGCCGCCCGGATCCGGGCCGCCGCACCGCACGGCGTGGACCTGTACCTCGACACCTCGGGCCGCAACGACCTCGACACCGCGGTGGACCTGCTGGCGAGCCGGGGCCGGATCGTGGTGATGGCGGGACTGCGCACCCGCCCGGTACTGCCCGTGGGACCGCTGTACCTGATGGACCGCTCCGTGCGCGGTTTCGCCATCTCCCACGCGGACACCGCCCAGCTCGCCGACGCCGCACGCGGCATCAACACCCTGCTGGCGGCGGGCCGGCTGCGCCCGCGCGCCAGCGAGGTGCTGGAACTGACGGAGGCGGCCCGGGCCCACCGCCGTCTGGACGAGGGGAAGGTGCACGGCAAACTGGTACTGCGGGTACGCGGCTGA
- a CDS encoding MFS transporter produces MTDRPAAPPATSSARRFYAVGLCDAVGLGTYLSLSVLFLDKAAALSNQQIGVVLGVSGVTSLLGAMPIARAAERYGIRGVLCVLFLIRCAAFLALAMVGSFTQALGAAAVAGLLSRGIGPLIESGLISRVPNAAAVGALARLRTLRNAGMAAGALPAGAAIAADQAGAYRAAMAASALLFLCCAAICRGFDAVAATPAGGQGGRARILRNRAFLGITALYGAFTLSALLLGIGVPLWIVQQTQAPSWSVTVIQLLNTVLVVVLQVRLSRGSERLERARVLMLRGGLLSGLGALVVPLTMLGGGQGDVAVVVVAAVLLSLGELLIIAGTTGAALLHIPREQTTSHLAVFNLGFAMTTVVGPLLISTTVGWSWQGWAGWAVFFTALGLIALRVPGPAAVHEHKTPAAAPA; encoded by the coding sequence GTGACTGACCGCCCCGCCGCCCCGCCCGCCACGTCCTCGGCCCGCCGCTTCTACGCCGTCGGTCTGTGCGACGCGGTCGGCCTGGGCACGTACCTGTCGCTGTCGGTGCTCTTCCTGGACAAGGCGGCCGCCCTGTCCAACCAGCAGATCGGCGTGGTCCTGGGCGTGTCGGGAGTGACCTCGCTGCTGGGCGCCATGCCCATCGCCCGGGCCGCGGAGCGCTACGGCATCCGCGGCGTGCTGTGCGTGCTGTTCCTGATCCGCTGCGCGGCCTTCCTCGCCCTGGCCATGGTCGGCTCCTTCACCCAGGCGCTGGGCGCCGCGGCGGTGGCCGGACTCCTCAGCCGCGGCATCGGCCCGCTCATCGAGTCCGGACTGATCAGCCGCGTCCCCAACGCCGCGGCCGTCGGCGCGCTGGCCCGGCTGCGCACGCTGCGCAACGCCGGGATGGCCGCCGGCGCGCTGCCCGCGGGCGCCGCGATCGCCGCCGACCAGGCAGGGGCCTACCGGGCGGCGATGGCGGCCTCGGCCCTGCTGTTCCTGTGCTGTGCCGCGATATGCCGGGGCTTCGACGCCGTGGCGGCCACCCCGGCGGGCGGACAGGGCGGACGGGCGCGGATCCTGCGCAACCGCGCCTTCCTGGGCATCACCGCCCTGTACGGGGCGTTCACCCTGTCGGCACTGCTGCTGGGCATCGGCGTCCCGCTGTGGATCGTGCAGCAGACCCAGGCCCCCTCCTGGAGCGTGACGGTGATCCAGCTGCTGAACACGGTGCTCGTCGTCGTGCTCCAGGTGCGGCTGAGCCGGGGCTCGGAGCGGCTGGAGCGGGCACGGGTGCTGATGCTGCGCGGCGGACTGCTGTCGGGGCTCGGCGCTCTCGTGGTGCCGCTGACGATGCTGGGCGGCGGGCAAGGGGACGTCGCGGTCGTCGTCGTGGCCGCGGTGCTGCTGTCGCTGGGCGAACTGCTGATCATCGCGGGCACCACGGGAGCGGCGCTGCTGCACATCCCACGCGAGCAGACCACCAGCCATCTCGCCGTGTTCAACCTGGGCTTCGCCATGACCACGGTGGTCGGGCCGCTGCTGATCAGCACCACCGTCGGCTGGTCCTGGCAGGGCTGGGCCGGCTGGGCGGTGTTCTTCACCGCCCTGGGACTGATCGCCCTGCGCGTACCGGGGCCGGCCGCCGTGCACGAGCACAAGACACCGGCCGCGGCCCCCGCCTGA
- a CDS encoding Mu transposase C-terminal domain-containing protein has protein sequence MRADLAEAFRWSEHRRVAKTATVSLHGNRYQVEPELVGHKVELVFDPFDLTFLRVRLDGNDAGTARPFQIERHSHLKARPEVPAEEEPARVTTGIDYLHLVDTAHSNHLGQKINYAALADPPAEAVDLTGQDLRP, from the coding sequence GTGCGCGCCGACCTGGCGGAGGCTTTCCGCTGGTCCGAGCACCGCCGGGTCGCCAAGACCGCAACGGTCTCGCTGCACGGAAACCGCTACCAGGTCGAACCCGAGCTGGTCGGCCACAAGGTCGAGCTGGTCTTCGACCCCTTCGACCTGACCTTCCTACGGGTCCGCCTTGACGGCAACGACGCCGGCACCGCGAGACCGTTCCAGATCGAACGGCACTCCCACCTCAAGGCCCGCCCCGAAGTGCCCGCCGAGGAAGAACCCGCGCGGGTGACCACCGGCATCGACTACCTCCACCTGGTCGACACCGCGCACTCCAACCACCTCGGCCAGAAGATCAACTACGCGGCACTGGCCGACCCGCCCGCCGAGGCCGTCGACCTGACCGGCCAGGACTTAAGGCCATGA
- a CDS encoding putative immunity protein: MILPKVRDPRFVTIRRGGTLTDSDHHFLALWAAACAEHVLGLFESVQSEDPRPRQAIEHARAWVRGEVKMMQARAAGGHAMGAARDLRGAARHAAYAAGQAAVVAHVAAHELGAAAYAIKAARAAAPKDESEAAGRLECQWQRDQLPETIRELVLDDQRLRNDICWSVFDC, from the coding sequence ATGATCCTCCCGAAGGTCAGGGACCCTCGCTTCGTGACGATCCGCCGCGGTGGCACCCTCACCGATTCGGATCACCATTTCCTCGCCCTCTGGGCGGCAGCCTGCGCGGAGCACGTCCTTGGCCTCTTCGAGTCGGTTCAGTCTGAGGACCCACGGCCGCGCCAGGCGATCGAGCATGCCCGAGCCTGGGTGCGCGGCGAGGTCAAGATGATGCAGGCCCGCGCGGCGGGCGGCCATGCAATGGGCGCGGCTCGAGACCTGCGTGGCGCAGCACGGCATGCCGCTTACGCCGCCGGCCAGGCCGCAGTCGTCGCACACGTCGCCGCGCATGAACTCGGTGCGGCTGCCTATGCGATCAAGGCGGCACGCGCTGCCGCGCCAAAAGACGAGAGTGAGGCCGCAGGGCGACTCGAGTGCCAGTGGCAGCGCGACCAGCTCCCGGAAACGATTCGCGAGCTCGTACTTGACGACCAGCGCTTGCGCAACGACATCTGCTGGTCGGTGTTTGACTGCTGA
- a CDS encoding SRPBCC family protein, with product MTVTSESVINQSPLFELDARIRISASAAEIYSVVSDLARSKEWSPECMGGQWIQGEPSAVGSVFRGENLRSEDVVGWAPLVRGTWYTESRVVAAEPGRTFRWMMLTHAREDQESIWGFDVEDAGQGTSWLVHHFRMGRATAGIHKIVAGLDEDARKRFVDEWTAKLARDLDDTLARIKDVIEKN from the coding sequence ATGACAGTCACCAGTGAAAGCGTCATCAACCAATCCCCCCTCTTCGAACTCGACGCCCGCATTCGTATATCGGCGAGTGCGGCCGAGATCTACTCCGTCGTCAGCGATCTGGCCCGCAGCAAGGAGTGGAGCCCGGAGTGCATGGGCGGCCAGTGGATCCAGGGCGAGCCGTCGGCCGTCGGCTCGGTCTTCCGCGGCGAGAACCTGCGCAGCGAGGACGTGGTCGGCTGGGCGCCGCTGGTACGCGGCACCTGGTACACCGAGTCCCGCGTGGTGGCCGCCGAGCCCGGCCGGACCTTCCGCTGGATGATGCTCACCCACGCCCGCGAGGACCAGGAGTCGATCTGGGGCTTCGACGTCGAGGACGCCGGCCAGGGCACCTCCTGGCTCGTCCACCACTTCCGGATGGGCAGGGCCACCGCCGGAATCCACAAGATCGTCGCCGGCCTCGACGAGGACGCCCGCAAGCGGTTCGTCGACGAGTGGACCGCCAAGCTCGCCCGCGACCTCGACGACACGCTGGCCCGTATCAAGGACGTCATCGAGAAGAACTGA
- a CDS encoding FAD/NAD(P)-binding protein, giving the protein MSSTLEVCVIGAGPRGLSVLERLLANERGTPSHDAVTVHVIDPSAPGAGAVWRTEQSQHLLMNTVASQITVFTDDSARINGPIEPGPSLYEWARSLALLGEVADTSAGALAEAARLGPDSYPTRAFYGRYLRDCFERIVAGAPAHVEIRVHRSRAVAAADTHGVPGGPQGIRLENGIRLNELDAVVMAQGHVSARLSAREARTASLARIHHLTYITPANPADLDLSNIQPGQHVLLRGLGLNFFDHMALFTLGRGGRFVREDGRLVYRRSGSEPKLFAFSRRGVPYHARGENEKGATGRYFPRLLTPAYIAMLRERSAAGVPVTFGEDLWPLISREVESVYYATLLSAQGRTELREEFTEQFLATDTDGERSALLDSYDIAGQERWNWERLSRPYGERVFTGREDFTGWLLDHLRADVAESRRGNVSGPLKAALDVLRDLRNEIRLAVDHGGLEGGSHRDDLEGWYTPLNAFLSIGPPASRIEEMIALIEAGVLSVTGPGTQVRIDTTAQVYCARSTAVPGEPVRATALIEARLPEPDLRRTEDPLLKHLLDTDQATPYRIAATGGPAYETGGLAVTERPYRLLDGRGRPHPRRFAYGVPTESVHWVTAAGIRPGVDSVTLGDSDAIARAVLALPPAARVPDGVRPMEADSDLSGVIV; this is encoded by the coding sequence ATGAGCAGCACCCTCGAGGTCTGTGTCATCGGTGCCGGTCCCCGAGGCCTGTCGGTCCTCGAACGACTGCTGGCCAACGAACGCGGCACCCCCTCCCACGACGCGGTCACCGTCCACGTCATCGACCCCTCGGCACCCGGCGCCGGAGCGGTGTGGCGCACCGAGCAGTCCCAGCACCTGCTGATGAACACCGTGGCCTCACAGATCACCGTCTTCACCGACGACAGCGCCCGCATCAACGGCCCCATCGAGCCCGGCCCCAGCCTGTACGAGTGGGCCCGCAGCCTGGCGCTGCTCGGCGAGGTGGCCGACACCTCGGCCGGCGCCCTGGCCGAAGCGGCACGCCTGGGCCCCGACTCCTATCCCACCCGCGCCTTCTACGGCCGCTACCTGCGGGACTGCTTCGAACGCATCGTCGCGGGCGCACCCGCCCACGTCGAGATCCGGGTACACCGCTCGCGCGCCGTCGCCGCGGCCGACACCCACGGCGTGCCCGGCGGACCGCAGGGCATCCGGCTGGAGAACGGCATCCGCCTCAACGAACTCGACGCCGTCGTGATGGCCCAGGGCCACGTCTCGGCCCGGCTGTCGGCACGCGAGGCACGCACCGCCAGCCTGGCGCGCATCCACCACCTCACCTACATCACCCCGGCCAACCCCGCCGACCTGGATCTCAGCAACATCCAGCCCGGACAGCACGTCCTGCTGCGCGGCCTCGGCCTGAACTTCTTCGACCACATGGCCCTGTTCACCCTGGGCCGCGGCGGGCGCTTCGTGCGCGAGGACGGCCGCCTGGTCTACCGCCGCTCGGGCAGCGAACCCAAACTGTTCGCCTTCTCCCGCCGCGGGGTGCCCTACCACGCGCGCGGCGAGAACGAGAAGGGCGCCACCGGCCGCTACTTCCCCAGGCTCCTCACCCCCGCGTACATCGCGATGCTGCGCGAACGTTCCGCCGCCGGAGTGCCCGTCACCTTCGGCGAGGACCTGTGGCCGCTGATCTCCCGCGAGGTGGAGAGCGTCTACTACGCCACCCTGCTGAGCGCGCAGGGCCGCACCGAGCTGCGCGAGGAGTTCACGGAGCAGTTCCTCGCCACCGACACCGACGGCGAGCGCAGCGCACTGCTCGACTCCTACGACATCGCCGGCCAGGAACGCTGGAACTGGGAGCGTCTGTCGCGCCCCTACGGCGAGCGTGTCTTCACCGGCCGCGAGGACTTCACCGGCTGGCTCCTGGACCACCTGCGGGCCGACGTCGCCGAATCCCGCCGGGGCAACGTCAGCGGACCGCTCAAGGCCGCCCTGGACGTGCTGCGCGACCTGCGCAACGAGATCCGCCTCGCGGTCGACCACGGCGGCCTGGAGGGCGGCTCGCACCGCGACGACCTGGAGGGCTGGTACACACCGCTGAACGCGTTCCTCTCGATCGGCCCGCCCGCCTCCCGCATCGAGGAGATGATCGCGCTGATCGAGGCCGGTGTGCTGAGCGTGACCGGCCCGGGCACACAGGTCCGCATCGACACCACCGCCCAGGTGTACTGCGCCCGCTCCACCGCGGTACCGGGCGAGCCGGTGCGGGCCACCGCGCTCATCGAGGCCCGCCTGCCCGAGCCGGACCTGCGCCGCACCGAGGACCCCCTGCTCAAGCACCTCCTCGACACCGACCAGGCCACCCCCTACCGCATCGCGGCCACCGGCGGCCCGGCGTACGAGACCGGCGGCCTCGCCGTCACCGAACGCCCCTACCGCCTCCTCGACGGCCGCGGCCGCCCCCACCCCCGGCGCTTCGCCTACGGGGTTCCCACCGAGTCGGTGCACTGGGTGACCGCCGCCGGCATCCGGCCGGGCGTCGACTCCGTCACCCTCGGCGACTCCGACGCGATCGCCCGCGCGGTCCTCGCCCTGCCGCCGGCCGCCCGGGTCCCCGACGGCGTACGGCCCATGGAGGCCGACAGCGACCTGTCCGGGGTGATCGTGTGA
- a CDS encoding ATP-grasp domain-containing protein produces the protein MASPHLLLLAGIGGHAPDEALDSLATLSDTVSVVYVTAWQPSKEVRADWERRGLHGEFLDAADLDAAVEAAAALHARLPLNGVVTYSELLLRPQAEIAGRLGLPGNTPQAVSVAQSKARQRLVFAEHGVPSPGFEVITSDRDLAAAAARVGLPGVFKPSLGAGSQCVRLVSTYSELIHAFTVARAEKTAFLQSDDSYLLEERMALEADGDSGYAAYCSVESLLAAGVTHHLAVSDRLPLEHGYAEEGVVLPTRLDAASVKAVVDVADQAIRAIGLTCGAVHTEIALSADGPRVIEVNARAGGPLPTMFEVAAGYDYAAQIGRSALGLPPTGLPDFTRVALLRFLPIPAGLWRVAAQRPVEEVLRDFPELVYLSPRFTPGQRVSRQRTLHLASFMVDAPDVSAARATTARVERALGIRLVPGYGATTGADRD, from the coding sequence ATGGCTTCCCCCCACCTTCTGCTCCTCGCCGGGATAGGCGGCCACGCCCCCGACGAGGCCCTCGACTCCCTGGCCACCCTCAGCGACACCGTCAGCGTCGTGTACGTGACCGCCTGGCAGCCCTCCAAGGAGGTACGCGCCGACTGGGAACGCCGCGGCCTGCACGGCGAGTTCCTGGACGCAGCCGACCTGGACGCGGCCGTCGAGGCGGCCGCCGCGCTGCACGCCCGGCTGCCGCTTAACGGCGTGGTGACCTACTCCGAACTGCTGCTGCGCCCCCAGGCCGAGATCGCCGGCAGGCTGGGCCTGCCCGGCAACACCCCCCAGGCGGTGAGCGTCGCCCAGTCCAAGGCACGCCAGCGCCTGGTCTTCGCCGAGCACGGGGTGCCTTCACCCGGCTTCGAGGTCATCACCAGCGACCGGGACCTCGCCGCGGCCGCCGCACGCGTCGGACTGCCCGGGGTGTTCAAACCGTCACTGGGCGCGGGCAGCCAGTGCGTGCGCCTGGTGTCCACCTACTCGGAACTGATCCACGCCTTCACCGTGGCACGCGCCGAGAAAACAGCCTTCCTGCAGTCCGACGACTCCTATCTGCTGGAGGAGCGGATGGCGCTGGAGGCCGACGGCGACAGCGGATACGCGGCCTACTGCAGCGTGGAGTCCCTGCTCGCCGCCGGCGTCACCCACCACCTCGCCGTCTCCGACCGGCTGCCCCTGGAACACGGCTACGCCGAAGAGGGCGTCGTCCTGCCCACCCGGCTGGACGCGGCGAGCGTGAAAGCCGTCGTCGACGTCGCCGACCAGGCCATCCGGGCGATCGGACTGACCTGCGGCGCCGTGCACACCGAGATCGCCCTGAGCGCCGATGGCCCCCGGGTCATCGAGGTCAACGCCCGCGCCGGAGGCCCGCTGCCCACCATGTTCGAGGTGGCGGCCGGCTACGACTACGCCGCCCAGATCGGCCGCAGCGCACTCGGCCTGCCACCGACCGGGCTGCCCGACTTCACCCGGGTGGCACTGCTGCGGTTCCTGCCCATCCCGGCCGGCCTGTGGCGGGTGGCCGCGCAGAGGCCCGTCGAGGAGGTGCTGCGGGACTTCCCCGAACTCGTCTACCTCTCCCCCCGCTTCACCCCCGGCCAGCGGGTGAGCCGGCAACGCACCCTGCACCTGGCCAGCTTCATGGTCGACGCCCCCGACGTGTCCGCGGCCCGGGCCACCACGGCACGCGTGGAACGCGCCCTGGGCATCCGGCTGGTACCCGGCTACGGCGCCACGACAGGAGCCGACCGTGACTGA
- the tnpA gene encoding IS200/IS605 family transposase: MSPRWEPNPDIRRGRSVVCTLHAHLVFTPKYRRGPFTDEILRRCEEVMRDVCTDFGAELREFNGERDHVHLLVHYPPKVAISRLVGSLKGVSARRLRQEFPGHIRKYLWGEHFWSPSYFAASCGGAPLAVIKEYIENQKRPD; encoded by the coding sequence ATGTCACCACGCTGGGAGCCAAACCCCGATATCCGCAGGGGCCGTAGCGTCGTCTGCACCCTGCATGCGCACTTGGTCTTCACCCCCAAGTACCGGCGCGGACCGTTCACCGACGAGATCCTTCGGCGCTGCGAAGAGGTCATGCGCGACGTGTGCACCGACTTCGGCGCGGAGCTGCGGGAGTTCAACGGCGAACGCGATCACGTCCACCTGCTCGTGCATTACCCGCCCAAGGTCGCCATCTCCCGGCTCGTCGGCTCCCTCAAGGGCGTCTCCGCCCGGCGCCTGCGGCAGGAGTTCCCCGGCCACATCCGCAAGTACCTGTGGGGTGAGCACTTCTGGTCGCCGTCCTACTTCGCCGCCTCATGCGGGGGCGCCCCGCTCGCCGTCATCAAGGAGTACATCGAGAACCAGAAACGTCCCGACTGA
- a CDS encoding RNA-guided endonuclease InsQ/TnpB family protein codes for MPDAVQASALERTLRTVNDAANWVSQVAFERGVPREYELRKHTYAELKARGLGAQAAQHVIKKVRDSYTTLKANIRAGNLGKEGSKRRRRAESKPVTFRPEAAQPYDDRCLSWQHDQRTVSVWTVDGRVRNIRFACSADALKTLQAHRQGESDLIQRDGVFYLVATCDVPEAESYEPDGFIGVDLGIENIATASTGYLATGRRLNRYRKRQLALRAKLQKKRTKSAKRRLKARARKEARHAANQNHIISKTIVTEAERTGRGLSLEELKGIRNRVRLRKPQRVALHSWAFAQLADFIVYKAKRAGVPLVFVDPAYTSQTCAECGHVDKRNRVDQGLFICRRCGVVAHADRNASHNIATRGESVWNAGRESRVPATP; via the coding sequence ATGCCGGACGCCGTGCAGGCATCCGCGCTTGAGCGCACCCTGCGCACGGTCAACGATGCCGCGAACTGGGTGTCACAGGTGGCGTTCGAGCGCGGTGTGCCGCGTGAGTACGAGCTGCGCAAGCACACCTACGCCGAACTCAAGGCCCGTGGGCTGGGAGCGCAGGCCGCGCAACACGTCATCAAGAAGGTGCGCGACTCGTACACCACGCTCAAGGCCAACATCCGTGCCGGGAACCTCGGCAAGGAGGGCTCGAAGCGCCGCCGCAGGGCTGAGTCCAAGCCGGTCACCTTTCGCCCCGAAGCCGCACAGCCGTATGACGACCGGTGTCTGAGCTGGCAGCACGACCAGCGGACCGTGTCCGTCTGGACCGTGGACGGCCGAGTCAGGAACATCCGCTTCGCCTGCTCCGCCGACGCGCTCAAGACGCTCCAGGCGCACCGGCAGGGCGAATCCGACCTGATCCAGCGCGACGGCGTGTTCTACCTCGTCGCCACCTGTGACGTGCCCGAGGCCGAGAGTTACGAGCCGGACGGCTTCATCGGCGTGGACCTCGGCATCGAGAACATCGCCACCGCCTCCACCGGCTACCTCGCCACGGGGCGGAGACTCAACCGGTACCGCAAGCGACAGCTTGCCCTGCGCGCCAAGCTCCAGAAGAAGCGCACCAAGTCCGCCAAGCGGCGGCTCAAGGCCCGTGCCCGCAAAGAAGCGCGGCACGCCGCCAACCAGAACCACATCATCTCCAAGACGATCGTGACCGAGGCTGAACGCACCGGACGCGGCCTGTCCCTCGAAGAACTCAAGGGCATCCGCAACCGGGTACGGCTCCGCAAGCCCCAACGGGTCGCACTCCACTCCTGGGCCTTCGCCCAGCTCGCAGACTTCATCGTCTACAAGGCCAAGCGGGCCGGGGTGCCCCTGGTCTTCGTCGATCCCGCGTACACGTCGCAGACGTGCGCCGAGTGCGGCCACGTCGACAAGCGAAACCGTGTCGACCAGGGGCTCTTCATCTGCCGGAGGTGCGGGGTCGTTGCCCACGCCGACCGGAACGCATCCCACAACATCGCCACCCGTGGCGAGAGCGTGTGGAATGCGGGGCGTGAGTCACGCGTCCCTGCCACCCCATAG